The genomic window CAGCGCCTCGTGCTCGCTGCCGAGCTTGGCGCGCAGACGTCGTACGTGTACGTCGACCGTGCGCGTACCACCGAAGTAGTCGTAGCCCCAGACCTCGCGCAGCAGCTGGTCGCGGGTGAACACGCGGCCGGGGTGCTGGGCCAGGAAGCGGAGGAGCTCGAACTCCTTGTACGTGAGGTCGAGCGGGCGGCCCTTGATACGGGCCGAGTACGTCTGCGGGTCGATGACCAGCTCGCCGGCCCGCACGACACCCGGCTCGTCGTCGGCGGCCTCGTTGCCGTTCTTGCCGGTGGCGAGGCGGAGCCGAGCCTCGACCTCAGCCGGACCGGCGGAGGTCAGCAGGATGTCGTCGACGCCCCACTCGGCGTTGAGCGCGACCAGCCCACCCTCGGTGAGCACGGCGAACAGCGGAACGGTCAGGCCGGTCGTCCGGAGCAGGCGACAGGTGGAGCGGGCCCCGGCCAGGTCGCCACGGGCGTCCACCATGACGGCGTCGGGGGTCGGGCCCCCGAGCAGCGCCTTGAGGTCCCGAGGTGCGGTCCGGACGGTGTGTCCCAGAAGATCCAAGGCAGGGAGGACGGTTGCGGCTTCGGCTTCGACGCCTGCCGTCATGAGGAGGATTTCCATGGGCCACCTCCGGGTGATCGGTCCGGTTGGGCGGCGCTGCCCAGGTCAGCCCCGGGATCGAAGGCCCGGAGCGTTACGAGGAGGATAACAACAGTGGACCTCGGGAAGCCGGTGCTCCTCCTCACAGAGGATCAACTTCATCTGTTCGGATCGTGGTGGTCGGCCGCATCGGCAGGCGATTCGAGCACCTTGATCGTTTTCGTCCCGGGTTTCACCGGGCACGCGCGTGTTGCCGCCGTGCGTCGATTGGTGGTCCGGCTCCGACGCCGTGCCGACATCCTGGTCGTCGAACTGCGCGGCCACGGACGCAGCGAGGGTCGCTCGACGATGGGCACGAGCGAGGTCCTGGACGTGGCCGCGGCGGTCGAGTGGGGACGGCAGCGCGGCTACCGGCGGGTCGTCACGGTCGGGTTCTCGTTCGGCGCGGCGGTGGCGCTCTGCCACGCGGCCCTGCGCCGGAGCCCGGACGAGCGGGTGGACGCGGTCGCCGCGGTGAGCACGCCGTCGCGCTCGTTCGTCCGGGACACCCCGTCGATGCGAGCCGTGCACGTGCTGGTCGAGAGCGTCCCCGGGCGGATCGTCGCCCGCACGATCTTCAAGGTGCGGCTGGGCCCGGTGACGTCCGACGTCCCGCCGCAGCCGCTGGAACTGATGCCGCTGATCGCCCCCACGCCCGTTTTGCTGGTGCACGGCCTGGCCGATCACTACTTCCCGATCGAGCACCCGCTGGCGCTGGCCGCGGCGGCCGGGGACAACGCGACGGTCTGGCTCGAACCCGGCTTCGCCCACGCCGAGAACCGCCTGCCAGTGGCGCTCGCCGACCGCCTGGGGTGGTGGCTCTCGGAGGCGGGCGTCCCGACCGCCCGGTGATTACGAGGAGTGGAGACAGGGTCTGGCACGATCTGGGTCGTGCAGCCGCGCCCCAACTCGGAACCTGACGTGGATCAACCGGACGATCTTCCGGCCCTCCCCGTCCGCTCGGGGCGCGCCAAGGGCCCCGCCGCGGTCGCCGGGCTGACCGCGCTGGTCGCCGGCGCGGTGCTGGCCGGGGCCTCGTTCGCCGGCCCGGTGCCGTACGCGATCGCGATCCTGGCCGGGCAGCTCGCGCTGGTCGGCGCCTGGTGCGCGGTCACCCGTCCGCCCGGGTTGGCGGGCACGGCCGTCGTCGGGGCGCTGACCGCGATCGCCGCCGACGTCGTCGCGCTGGCCACCGGTGAGCGCGGAGCCGGTCCGCTGGTGGCGGTGCTCGCCTGCGCATTCGGCGCCACCACGTTCACCCAGCTCGCCCGGGGCGCCGCGCGACGCAACGTCACCGAGGCGTTCGGCGGCACGCTGACCGTGGCGGTGGCCGCGATCGCGCTCGCCGCCACCGTGATCCTGCGACGCGTCGAGGGCGCGGACCTGGTGGCGCTGATCGTGCTGGCCGCCGCGCTCGGCATGGTCGTGGCCCGGGTGACCGACCTGGTGCTGCCGCACCCGGCGGTGCGCCCGGAGGTCCCGCGCGGGCTGGTCGGGCTCGGGCTGGGCAGCGCGCTCGCGGCCGGCGGCTCGGCGCTGGCCGCCGCGTACTGGCTCGACCTGTCGGTCGGTGCGGCCACGCTGGTCGGTTGGCTGGTGGGCACCGCGGCCGTGCTGGCCGACCTCGGCGTCGACCTCGCCCGGGCCGGCCGGCTGGCGGCCGGCAGCCGGGTGACCGGCGGCACCGCCGGGGCCGCTCTCGGCCCGCTGGTGGCCCTCTGCGTGGCCGCGCCGATCGGCTACCTCGTGGGGCTCACGTTGTGACCGAGGTATTACGTCCTACCTACCTACTGAGCACTCCGGAGGAAACAGGTGGCCGAGAGGCGACGACGGGCCGTCGGGTGCCTGACGATCCTGCTGGTCCTGGCCATCATCGTCTGCGGGGTGGGCGTGTTCGCCGACCGCGCGCTGGCCAACGTGGTCGAGAAGCGGCTGAACACCGCGGTCGCCGACAACCTGCGCAACAACGGCACGCCGGCCGCGAAGACCGACGTCCAGGTCGTCGGGTTCCCGTTCATCACCCAGCTGCTCTCCGGTGATTTCGACGGCGGCGACGTCCACCTGACCACGGTCAAGACCCCCGAGGCGACGATCGACAAGGTCGACCTGAAGCTCCGGGACGTCACGATCCCCCAGGACGTCCTGCGTGGCGCCCAGCCGCACGACATCACGGCCAAGACCGTCACCGGCACCGGACAGCTGTCGGTCGGCGAGATCGCCCGCCGCTTCGACCTGAAGGGGCTCAAGCTGCAGAGCGCCGGCTCGGCCGTCCGGGCCTCGCTGCCGATCGAGGTCCCGGTCGTCGGCACGGTCGACGTCAGCGCCGACGTGACGCCGAAGCTCGACGGCAACCAGCTGACGTTCGACGTCGCGAACGTCAGCGCGGCCGGCGTCGACGTGCCGAACTCGGTCGTCCGGCAACTGACGAACCAGTTCGCGAAGCCGGTCGAGCTCGCGCTGCCGTTCGCGGTGAAACTCGACCGGGTCAGCGCGAGCAACGGCACGCTCACGGTCTACGGCAGCGCGGCCGATGTCCCGGTCGTGAAATAGGCCGGGCCCCGGCCGGTGTTGGGCGGTCATGGACCTCGGGGTGCGGGTGCTGGTCTTACTGGCGGTGCTGGTGGTCGCGACCGCCGGTGGCCTCGTCTGGCGCGCCCGCAACGGCCGGGTCCGCAGCACCGCTGACGAGGGGACGCACATGTGGGAGGAACTGGGCATCCGGCCCGAGGCCGCGGCGGTGACCCTGGTGCAGTTCTCGTCCGCGTTCTGCGCGCCCTGCCGCGCCACCCGCCGGATCCTGACCGACGTCGCCGGGCGCCTGCCCCAGGTGCAGCACGTCGAGGTCGACGCCGAATCCCACCTGGACGCCGTGCGCGCGCTGGACGTCCAGAGCACCCCGACGACGCTCCTGGTGGACCGAACCGGGCGGATCGCCGGGCGGGCGGTCGGGCAGCCCCGGCGGGACGACGTTCTCAAAGCGATCGGCCCTTTCCTCTCAGACCAGTAGGAATTGCACGCCGGTGCACTAGTTGTCCCGCACACCAGGAGTAGCATCCCAAATTCCGAGACAGCCCAGCTCGGGGGTTTGCTACGCTGGCCAGCATGAGCTCCCTGCTCACCAAGCGCCGCGCGGTGGACCTGTGCCGCGTCGGTAGCTGCCTGTGTCCCCCGGCCTGACGCCGGGCGATGCTTCCTGCGTGACCGTCGCCCTGACCCCCCGCACGTGGACGTCAGGAGAGTCATGTCCCCACCTTTACGGCCGGCTTCGGTCGACCCGCGCGGCCCGCGTTTCGCCGCCTGGGTGACGACCGTCGTCCTCGCAGTCGTCCTACTCACCGGCAGCGGCTGGCTCCTGGCCGCCCAGACCCTGGTGTTCGCGCTCGGCGCGTTCGTCGGGCTGGGTGCCGCTCCCTACGCAGTGCTCTACCGGACGCTCGTCGCCCCTCGGCTGGCTCCTCCGGCCGAGCGCGAGGACGCCACCCCGGTGCAGTTCGCTCAGGGTGTCGGCTTCGCGTTCGCGCTGGTCGGCACCATCGGTTACCTCACCGGCGCCCCGCTGGTCGGTGTCGTGGCCACCGCAGCCGCCCTGATCGCCGCGTTTCTCAACGCCGCGTTCGGGCTCTGCCTCGGTTGTCTCGCGTACCTTCGCGGTCGACTGCTAATCCACCACCTCACCCGCCACACACGAAGGAGTGTCTGAATGAGCCGCGAGTCCGCGCTCGTCTCGACCGACTGGGCCGAGAAGAACCTCAACGCCGAGAACACGGTCTTCGTCGAGGTCGACGAAGACACCACGGCGTACGACAACGGGCACATCCCCGGTGCGATCAAGCTCGACTGGAAGACCGATCTCCAGGACCCGGTGCGTCGCGACTTCGTCAACAAGGAGCAGTTCGAGGCCCTGCTCTCCAGCAAGGGCATCGGCAACGACGACACGGTCGTGCTCTACGGCGGCAACAACAACTGGTTCGCGGCCTACGCCTACTGGTACTTCAAGCTCTACGGCCACGAGGCCGTGAAGCTGATCGACGGCGGCCGCAAGAAGTGGGAGCTCGACGGGCGCGAGCTCGTCAAGGACGTGCCCTCGCGGGCCGCCACCTCCTACACCGCCCAGGAGCAGGACACCTCGATTCGGGCGTTCCGCGACGAGGTCGTGTCCGCGATCGGCGTCCAGAACCTGGTCGACGTCCGGTCGCCCGACGAGTTCTCCGGCAAGCTGCTCGCGCCGGCGCACCTCCCGCAGGAGCAGTCGCAGCGCGGTGGCCACATCCCGACCGCGCTCAACGTCCCGTGGAGCAAGGCCGCCAACGAAGACGGAACGTTCAAGTCCGACGACGACCTTCGTAAGCTCTACGGCGAGGTCGGCCTGGACGACAGCAAGGACACGATCGCGTACTGCCGCATCGGCGAGCGCTCGAGCCACACCTGGTTCGTGCTGCGCGAGCTGCTGGGCCACCAGAACGTCAAGAACTACGACGGTTCGTGGACCGAGTACGGTTCGCTGATCGGCGTCCCGATCGAGAAGGATGTCTGAGTATGTGCGGAGCACCTGAGCAGGGCAACGACCTGAGCACCGAGGGCATCGACACCACCAAGGAGACCGTGATCCAGGGTGTCGTGACCGCCGGTGACGGTTCGCCGGTGCCCAGCGCGTTCGTCCGGTTGCTCGACTCGACCGGCGAGTTCACCGCCGAGGTGGTGTCGTCGGCGACCGGGCAGTTCCGCTTCTTCGCGGCGCCGGGCGAGTGGACGGTGCGAGCACTGCACGCCAGCGGCAACGGCCAGACCGCC from Cryptosporangium phraense includes these protein-coding regions:
- a CDS encoding sulfurtransferase, whose protein sequence is MSRESALVSTDWAEKNLNAENTVFVEVDEDTTAYDNGHIPGAIKLDWKTDLQDPVRRDFVNKEQFEALLSSKGIGNDDTVVLYGGNNNWFAAYAYWYFKLYGHEAVKLIDGGRKKWELDGRELVKDVPSRAATSYTAQEQDTSIRAFRDEVVSAIGVQNLVDVRSPDEFSGKLLAPAHLPQEQSQRGGHIPTALNVPWSKAANEDGTFKSDDDLRKLYGEVGLDDSKDTIAYCRIGERSSHTWFVLRELLGHQNVKNYDGSWTEYGSLIGVPIEKDV
- a CDS encoding winged helix-turn-helix transcriptional regulator, with the translated sequence MEILLMTAGVEAEAATVLPALDLLGHTVRTAPRDLKALLGGPTPDAVMVDARGDLAGARSTCRLLRTTGLTVPLFAVLTEGGLVALNAEWGVDDILLTSAGPAEVEARLRLATGKNGNEAADDEPGVVRAGELVIDPQTYSARIKGRPLDLTYKEFELLRFLAQHPGRVFTRDQLLREVWGYDYFGGTRTVDVHVRRLRAKLGSEHEALIGTVRQVGYKFVTPPPRTLPDHEPVLTVV
- a CDS encoding DUF4395 domain-containing protein; this translates as MSPPLRPASVDPRGPRFAAWVTTVVLAVVLLTGSGWLLAAQTLVFALGAFVGLGAAPYAVLYRTLVAPRLAPPAEREDATPVQFAQGVGFAFALVGTIGYLTGAPLVGVVATAAALIAAFLNAAFGLCLGCLAYLRGRLLIHHLTRHTRRSV
- a CDS encoding TlpA family protein disulfide reductase; this encodes MDLGVRVLVLLAVLVVATAGGLVWRARNGRVRSTADEGTHMWEELGIRPEAAAVTLVQFSSAFCAPCRATRRILTDVAGRLPQVQHVEVDAESHLDAVRALDVQSTPTTLLVDRTGRIAGRAVGQPRRDDVLKAIGPFLSDQ
- a CDS encoding DUF2993 domain-containing protein: MAERRRRAVGCLTILLVLAIIVCGVGVFADRALANVVEKRLNTAVADNLRNNGTPAAKTDVQVVGFPFITQLLSGDFDGGDVHLTTVKTPEATIDKVDLKLRDVTIPQDVLRGAQPHDITAKTVTGTGQLSVGEIARRFDLKGLKLQSAGSAVRASLPIEVPVVGTVDVSADVTPKLDGNQLTFDVANVSAAGVDVPNSVVRQLTNQFAKPVELALPFAVKLDRVSASNGTLTVYGSAADVPVVK
- a CDS encoding DUF1416 domain-containing protein, with the translated sequence MCGAPEQGNDLSTEGIDTTKETVIQGVVTAGDGSPVPSAFVRLLDSTGEFTAEVVSSATGQFRFFAAPGEWTVRALHASGNGQTAVSADKGVNQASLVLV
- a CDS encoding Ms5788A family Cys-rich leader peptide; the encoded protein is MSSLLTKRRAVDLCRVGSCLCPPA
- a CDS encoding alpha/beta hydrolase — translated: MIVFVPGFTGHARVAAVRRLVVRLRRRADILVVELRGHGRSEGRSTMGTSEVLDVAAAVEWGRQRGYRRVVTVGFSFGAAVALCHAALRRSPDERVDAVAAVSTPSRSFVRDTPSMRAVHVLVESVPGRIVARTIFKVRLGPVTSDVPPQPLELMPLIAPTPVLLVHGLADHYFPIEHPLALAAAAGDNATVWLEPGFAHAENRLPVALADRLGWWLSEAGVPTAR